The Nitrospirota bacterium genome contains a region encoding:
- a CDS encoding beta-propeller fold lactonase family protein: protein MANHESGDVYGFSIADDGTLLTVGDPVVAAGFPESIASDPLGRFVYVANWNGTVNAYSIGINGALTDVTGSPFTAGLTSESVAIDPSGMFAYVANRDSSDISAFAIGTDDGALTPVAGQPFPAQPNGAPESVAVDPLGRFVYVANWSTNTISAYRIGTNGALSDVGSPFEAGFNPYSVTVDPSGKFVYAANQDSDNVSAYTINPDGSLTPLSTSPYTAGTSPKSVTVDPFGKIVYVANFGSDNISAYSINTTTGALTEVTHSPFNTGANPYSVTVDPSGSFVYTANYGDGINASTVSAYLIESNGALTPIGSYKAGTGPVSVTTIGILQ, encoded by the coding sequence GTGGCAAATCATGAATCAGGCGATGTCTATGGCTTTTCTATCGCTGACGACGGGACGCTCCTGACTGTAGGCGACCCTGTTGTAGCAGCCGGCTTTCCGGAATCCATAGCAAGTGACCCACTGGGAAGGTTTGTGTATGTTGCAAACTGGAATGGCACTGTCAATGCCTATTCAATAGGCATCAATGGAGCGCTTACAGATGTGACAGGGTCACCATTTACAGCAGGTTTAACCTCTGAATCTGTGGCAATTGACCCCTCAGGCATGTTCGCATATGTAGCTAACAGGGACTCCAGCGACATTTCAGCATTTGCGATAGGTACCGACGACGGGGCACTCACACCTGTAGCAGGCCAACCTTTCCCTGCTCAGCCAAATGGAGCTCCGGAGAGCGTTGCAGTTGACCCCCTTGGAAGGTTCGTATATGTGGCAAATTGGTCCACAAACACTATTTCCGCCTATAGAATAGGCACAAATGGGGCGCTTTCAGATGTAGGATCACCATTTGAGGCAGGCTTTAACCCTTACTCGGTCACTGTTGACCCCTCAGGCAAATTCGTCTATGCGGCTAATCAGGATTCTGATAACGTGTCAGCCTACACCATCAACCCCGATGGGTCGCTTACGCCACTTTCTACCTCACCATATACAGCCGGGACGAGCCCCAAATCTGTTACAGTTGATCCATTTGGCAAGATTGTTTATGTGGCTAATTTTGGTTCTGACAATATTTCTGCCTATTCAATTAACACCACAACTGGCGCACTTACAGAAGTTACACATTCTCCGTTTAACACAGGGGCCAATCCTTACTCTGTCACAGTTGACCCCTCAGGCAGTTTCGTTTATACAGCCAACTACGGAGACGGTATTAATGCCAGCACTGTCTCCGCATATTTAATCGAATCCAATGGTGCGCTTACACCTATAGGATCATATAAGGCAGGTACAGGCCCTGTATCAGTCACTACAATCGGCATATTACAGTGA
- a CDS encoding transglycosylase domain-containing protein, with protein sequence MKTILSLFLTLITILLVIVTGTGLWIYKLSNDIPVETIIKDFRYDAETIIYDRYGKTLYKFTVDKNQVWVPISAISKQLQYALIATEDPYFMRHSGIDYRQTWESVKDNLRVWQLVRGGSTITQQVAKNVFLSNEKTITRKIKEYFLARRLEKLLPKERIIELYLNEVGWGYGIYGAELASRYYLDKHASDLNTAEAAFLISMLRNPAQYNPFKNPEKVIKRRQLVLKLLLRHKFISNDEYNDSLAYTIEFRRDKKFKRFKRIGLDDSGKTRPSLPCHVQLMQDYLVKTLGYNTIYDVGVDIRSTIDNDLQNLIEGAISKFEAEVTANTNKGNRLVVELLLVSSKNKVRAVGCTSGGMKTAEKIKSLGRPYNHYTYNVVSERKILWNNILLIDAGAENSL encoded by the coding sequence ATGAAAACGATTCTCTCTTTATTTCTTACCCTTATAACAATTTTGCTTGTAATAGTGACCGGCACCGGTCTATGGATATACAAGTTATCCAACGACATCCCTGTTGAGACAATCATTAAAGATTTCAGATATGATGCTGAAACAATAATTTACGACAGGTACGGAAAAACGCTGTATAAATTCACTGTGGATAAGAACCAGGTATGGGTGCCTATTTCTGCAATATCAAAGCAGCTGCAGTATGCCCTTATAGCTACAGAAGATCCTTACTTCATGCGGCACAGCGGCATTGACTACAGGCAGACATGGGAATCCGTCAAGGACAACCTCCGTGTCTGGCAATTGGTAAGAGGCGGGAGTACGATTACCCAACAGGTGGCAAAAAATGTCTTTCTCTCAAATGAAAAGACTATTACACGCAAGATAAAGGAGTACTTTCTTGCAAGAAGGCTTGAAAAGCTGCTGCCAAAGGAACGGATTATCGAACTGTATCTGAACGAAGTAGGGTGGGGATACGGTATTTATGGTGCAGAACTTGCTTCACGATATTATCTTGACAAACATGCAAGCGATCTAAATACCGCTGAAGCTGCCTTCCTCATCTCAATGCTGCGGAATCCTGCCCAATATAATCCCTTTAAGAATCCCGAAAAGGTTATTAAACGCCGGCAGTTGGTTTTGAAACTCTTGCTGAGGCACAAATTTATATCTAATGATGAATATAATGATTCGCTCGCATACACAATTGAGTTCCGGCGGGATAAGAAATTCAAGCGCTTCAAACGGATCGGCCTTGATGATTCAGGCAAGACCAGACCATCATTACCATGTCACGTACAATTGATGCAGGATTATCTGGTAAAAACCCTTGGTTATAACACAATTTATGATGTAGGGGTGGATATCCGATCAACCATTGACAATGATTTACAGAATCTAATCGAAGGCGCTATAAGCAAATTTGAAGCAGAAGTTACTGCAAATACAAACAAAGGTAACAGACTGGTGGTGGAACTTTTACTCGTGTCTTCTAAAAATAAGGTCAGAGCAGTGGGGTGCACTTCAGGGGGGATGAAAACAGCAGAGAAAATTAAGTCTCTTGGCAGACCCTATAATCATTATACTTATAATGTTGTTTCTGAAAGAAAGATATTGTGGAACAACATATTGCTGATTGATGCCGGCGCTGAAAACTCCTTGTAA
- a CDS encoding GAF domain-containing protein: MKKSGLQKRLITSILAVSFAAGLIVLIVVYVTGRAALKASIGGTFRELAETVSNNIDLSIGHHIEESRLLVSAQSILSAIEDSNLIYEGETNHAIEKRIQEIEARWTGGVGVNAYLFEVLNNRATSYLKDFANSGDRNVYNIVLVTNEKGAVVGATEKPSHYYYGNQKWWRSAYNNGVGATYVSDIYLSEEFGIKTLDIATPVMKGGKAIGVILMSHSVDTFFKFISATKVGTTDNVMLANSDGTILFSPPTGTKEIQLDKGLLEEISQAQSGWLTTKADVSYRGRQSIVGYAPVKITAALGKENIDGKRWYVLTSQDPSETFRPVYSLLLRIGIAGLIGAGIIAILAYITAGKIVRPVRELQKGAELMGEGDLDYRIAVNTGDEIEDLGDKFNDMAAKLKLFYIRLEEMVKERTRELEQRNEEISILYSTATTLNQSLDLDRTFAESLKTLIEVMKADSGVIWMLDNKKRRFAIMASHSIDLTPAREQKISELFDFIGDKVIHNGRMWASENVTVDDRLENISISEDDFISVVGIPLKSRDKVIAIMFLLYKKIKALTSREEDMLVSIGSHIGIAIENSLLFAKLLRHDEPEIKG, from the coding sequence TTGAAAAAATCTGGTCTGCAGAAAAGGCTAATTACATCTATCCTCGCAGTGAGCTTTGCTGCCGGATTGATCGTGCTCATTGTTGTCTACGTTACCGGCCGCGCTGCATTGAAGGCAAGCATCGGCGGAACATTCCGCGAGCTTGCAGAGACTGTCAGCAACAATATTGACCTCTCTATTGGACATCACATAGAAGAATCCAGACTTCTTGTATCCGCACAAAGTATCCTCAGTGCTATCGAAGACTCAAACCTGATTTATGAAGGGGAGACAAATCACGCGATAGAAAAAAGGATCCAGGAGATTGAGGCCAGATGGACCGGAGGCGTTGGGGTCAATGCCTATCTTTTTGAAGTGCTGAACAACAGGGCCACCAGTTATCTGAAAGACTTTGCAAACAGCGGCGACAGGAATGTCTATAACATTGTACTGGTAACTAATGAAAAGGGGGCTGTAGTAGGGGCAACTGAAAAACCCAGTCACTATTACTATGGCAATCAAAAATGGTGGCGCTCAGCCTACAATAATGGTGTGGGCGCTACTTACGTAAGCGACATATATCTTAGTGAAGAGTTCGGCATCAAGACGCTTGACATAGCTACGCCTGTAATGAAGGGGGGCAAGGCTATAGGCGTCATCCTGATGTCTCATAGCGTTGATACCTTTTTTAAATTCATTTCAGCCACAAAGGTCGGGACTACAGATAATGTCATGCTCGCCAACTCAGACGGCACCATACTGTTTTCCCCTCCAACAGGTACTAAGGAAATACAGCTCGACAAGGGACTTCTTGAGGAAATATCACAGGCACAATCAGGGTGGCTCACTACAAAGGCAGACGTGAGTTATAGGGGAAGACAGTCAATAGTGGGGTATGCACCTGTTAAGATTACAGCAGCGCTTGGAAAGGAAAACATTGATGGAAAACGCTGGTACGTGTTAACGAGCCAGGACCCGTCAGAAACCTTCAGGCCTGTATACTCCCTCCTCCTGCGCATAGGAATTGCGGGGCTTATAGGCGCCGGCATCATTGCCATCCTCGCTTATATTACAGCAGGAAAGATTGTAAGGCCAGTGAGAGAACTGCAAAAAGGCGCTGAGCTCATGGGCGAAGGAGATCTTGATTATAGAATTGCCGTCAACACCGGAGACGAGATAGAAGACCTCGGTGACAAGTTCAATGACATGGCGGCAAAACTTAAGTTATTCTATATCAGACTTGAAGAAATGGTAAAGGAGAGGACAAGGGAGCTTGAGCAGAGGAATGAAGAGATATCCATACTGTATTCTACTGCAACTACCCTGAATCAGTCTCTTGATCTTGATAGGACGTTTGCTGAATCATTAAAGACTCTGATCGAAGTTATGAAGGCAGACAGCGGCGTAATCTGGATGCTCGACAACAAGAAGAGGCGTTTTGCAATAATGGCATCCCACAGCATTGATCTGACTCCTGCCCGTGAACAGAAGATATCTGAATTATTTGATTTTATCGGAGACAAGGTCATACACAATGGCAGGATGTGGGCATCAGAGAATGTTACGGTAGATGACCGTCTTGAAAATATAAGTATATCTGAAGATGACTTCATATCCGTTGTAGGGATCCCGCTAAAATCGAGGGATAAGGTCATTGCAATAATGTTTCTCCTTTATAAGAAAATCAAGGCCCTCACTTCACGGGAAGAAGATATGCTGGTTTCAATAGGAAGCCATATAGGAATAGCTATCGAAAACTCCCTCCTGTTTGCCAAATTACTCAGACATGACGAGCCTGAGATAAAAGGATAG
- a CDS encoding TolC family protein, with the protein MPGKSIYRISLFVICYLLPSACCLLLPLVVASQDTRTLGQVAEEAKLNNPEIQALRRNVEAKKARVQSEGILDDPVLRIEMMDLDKGNLFPAPGNARETRYEFSQMFPFPGKLSLEKRIALLRVMTSEAEVRSKEIEIASRLKEAYYEYLLIIQSIKTLEETKAVLSNMVRIAETKYATGEVSQQDVIKAQVELTMLLNEIIDLGAEKDVAEAGMKSILNLPQDVNGYFDHVILSEGKAEIQMDELAGRALGVNPYLAVMKYEADIRELETELTKKNYYPDFMVGIAPVQRDGRFDAWDAMFQMNIPVWRAKYKSQEEEGVKMTEAIRSEIRAEENMIKARVKEGVIKTETAGRIRTLYETSLLPQAELSFESTLKNYQSGRADFIMLLDSERLLKKTKIDYIGAVMTYYKRLVTLESVVGEEFN; encoded by the coding sequence ATGCCTGGGAAAAGTATATACAGGATATCTCTTTTTGTTATTTGCTATTTGCTGCCTTCTGCCTGTTGTCTTTTACTGCCGTTAGTTGTCGCTTCGCAGGATACCCGTACCCTTGGACAGGTCGCAGAGGAGGCCAAACTCAATAATCCGGAAATACAGGCGCTGAGGCGCAATGTAGAGGCGAAGAAGGCCCGGGTTCAGTCAGAAGGGATACTTGATGATCCTGTACTAAGGATTGAAATGATGGATTTGGATAAGGGGAACCTTTTTCCGGCTCCGGGAAATGCCAGGGAGACACGGTATGAGTTTAGCCAGATGTTTCCTTTTCCAGGGAAACTTTCATTGGAGAAGCGTATTGCGCTTCTCAGAGTCATGACGTCAGAGGCTGAGGTGCGGTCTAAAGAAATTGAAATAGCCTCGAGGCTTAAAGAGGCATATTATGAATACCTGCTTATTATTCAGTCAATAAAGACCCTGGAGGAAACAAAGGCAGTGCTCTCCAATATGGTCAGGATTGCGGAGACAAAGTATGCTACCGGTGAGGTGTCTCAGCAGGATGTTATCAAGGCACAGGTAGAGTTGACCATGCTGTTAAATGAGATTATTGACCTCGGAGCAGAGAAGGATGTAGCAGAGGCAGGGATGAAGTCCATCCTGAACCTGCCGCAGGATGTTAATGGTTATTTTGACCATGTGATATTGAGTGAGGGAAAAGCAGAGATACAGATGGATGAACTGGCAGGAAGGGCATTGGGAGTCAATCCGTATCTTGCAGTGATGAAATATGAGGCAGATATACGTGAGCTTGAAACTGAACTAACGAAAAAGAATTATTATCCGGACTTTATGGTAGGGATAGCGCCTGTCCAGCGTGATGGGAGGTTTGACGCATGGGATGCCATGTTCCAGATGAATATACCTGTATGGAGGGCAAAGTATAAGAGTCAGGAAGAAGAAGGTGTAAAAATGACTGAAGCAATCAGATCAGAAATCAGGGCAGAAGAAAACATGATTAAGGCCAGGGTTAAAGAAGGTGTGATAAAAACAGAGACAGCCGGCAGGATCAGGACACTCTATGAGACGAGTCTGCTTCCGCAGGCAGAGCTTTCCTTTGAGTCAACCCTTAAGAACTATCAGAGCGGCAGGGCGGATTTTATTATGCTGCTTGATTCTGAGAGATTATTAAAGAAGACAAAGATAGATTACATTGGCGCTGTGATGACTTATTACAAGCGACTTGTGACATTGGAGAGTGTTGTGGGCGAGGAGTTTAATTAG
- a CDS encoding efflux RND transporter permease subunit → MLSKIIEFSVKNKFIILLFTAFAIMWGVWTLYNTPLDAIPDLSDVQVIIYTDYPGQSPQVVEDQITYPLTTAMLAVPGSKVVRGFSFFGVSFIYIIFEDGTDLYWARSRVLEYLNFASGKLPKGVTPSLGPDATGVGWVYEYSIEGKGYNLAELRSIQDWYVRYQLTKVPGVSEVASIGGFVKQYQVNIDPNKLLTYNISLKDVVDSIKMGNVDVGGRVVELAEREYMVRGLGYIKKVPDIENIVLKVDQNGTSIRIQDIARVELGPDERRGITERNGDGEVAGGIVVMRFGENALDVIRNVKKKIEELKPGLPPGVEIVTTYDRSHLILRAIDTLKEKLIEEFIVVSLVCVIFLLHLRSALVAIIMLPIAILISFIVMYYLGINANIMSLGGIAIAVGAMIDAAIVMIENAHKHIEKSHKSGETIQGERRWEIILTASKEVGPPLFFSLLIITVSFIPVFTLEAQEGRLFKPLAYTKTFAMAAAALLSITLVPVLMGYFIRGRIMPEERNPVSRFLIYIYRPAIDIVLRFKKTTIIIAVVILAISIYPFSRLGTEFMPPLNEGTLMYMPVTLPGISVTKAAELMQTQDRIIKSFPEVESVFGKAGRAMTATDPAPMEMFETIINLKHEGEWRPGMTQKKLIDEMNKALEMPGVTNAWTMPIKARTDMLSTGIRTPVGIKVFGKDLNTIERLATEIESVVKALPGTASVYAERIVGGYYVDIDIKREEAARYGLKIEDIQQVIMSAIGGENISTTVEGRERYPINVRYKRELRDSVDKIGRVLVPTMMGQHIPLSQVADIRLSKGVAGIKTENALLNTWVYVDVSDSDIGGYVANAKKAVLEKVKFPPGYYITWSGQYEYMARVWERLRYIIPLTLFIIILLLYFNFRSYTETLIILLAIPFSLIGASWILFLLGYNLSIAVWVGFIALAGVDAETGIVMLIYLKNAYERRKAEGNMNTYDDLREAIIEGTVLRVRPKLMTVTAIIAGLLPIMWGTGAGSDVMKRIAAPMVGGMVTSSVMELLVLPAIYIVWKGWLHRSKIKV, encoded by the coding sequence ATGCTAAGCAAAATCATCGAATTTTCCGTAAAGAATAAATTTATTATTCTCCTCTTTACTGCCTTTGCAATCATGTGGGGTGTATGGACTTTATATAATACCCCGCTTGATGCAATCCCTGACCTCTCGGATGTCCAGGTCATAATTTATACGGACTATCCTGGTCAGTCACCCCAGGTTGTTGAAGACCAGATAACTTATCCTCTGACGACTGCAATGCTTGCTGTACCAGGGAGCAAGGTTGTGAGGGGCTTTTCCTTCTTTGGTGTTTCCTTTATATATATAATTTTTGAAGACGGCACTGACTTATACTGGGCACGTTCACGGGTCCTGGAATACCTGAATTTTGCCTCCGGAAAACTCCCGAAGGGAGTTACCCCTTCTCTTGGACCTGATGCAACAGGAGTCGGCTGGGTCTATGAGTACAGTATAGAGGGAAAGGGATATAACCTTGCAGAGCTCAGGAGCATCCAGGACTGGTATGTGCGATACCAGTTGACTAAGGTCCCTGGCGTCTCTGAAGTCGCATCCATCGGAGGCTTTGTAAAGCAGTACCAGGTGAATATAGACCCCAACAAACTCCTTACCTACAATATCTCTCTAAAAGATGTGGTGGACTCCATAAAGATGGGAAATGTTGATGTAGGCGGCAGGGTTGTTGAGCTGGCAGAGCGTGAGTATATGGTCAGGGGGCTTGGATATATAAAGAAGGTTCCTGACATTGAAAATATCGTTCTTAAGGTGGATCAGAATGGAACGTCTATAAGGATTCAGGATATTGCACGTGTTGAGCTTGGACCTGATGAAAGGCGGGGTATCACAGAACGGAACGGTGATGGCGAGGTGGCAGGCGGCATTGTTGTAATGAGGTTTGGAGAGAATGCCCTTGATGTAATCAGGAATGTGAAAAAGAAGATTGAGGAGCTGAAGCCCGGACTGCCGCCGGGCGTTGAGATTGTCACCACTTACGACAGGAGTCATCTCATCCTCAGGGCTATTGATACCCTTAAGGAAAAACTGATTGAAGAGTTCATTGTTGTATCTTTAGTATGTGTCATATTCCTCCTCCACTTGAGGAGCGCCCTCGTAGCGATAATAATGCTTCCTATAGCCATACTCATTTCTTTTATAGTGATGTACTACCTTGGGATAAATGCGAATATCATGAGCCTTGGCGGCATTGCCATAGCTGTAGGGGCGATGATAGATGCTGCCATTGTAATGATTGAAAATGCACATAAACACATTGAGAAGAGTCATAAGTCAGGAGAAACAATCCAGGGGGAAAGAAGATGGGAAATCATTTTAACGGCAAGTAAAGAAGTCGGACCGCCTCTGTTTTTTTCACTTCTTATAATTACAGTCTCCTTTATCCCTGTCTTTACGCTTGAGGCTCAGGAAGGCCGCCTGTTTAAGCCGCTTGCGTATACCAAGACATTTGCCATGGCTGCTGCTGCCCTGCTCTCTATTACTCTTGTGCCTGTCCTGATGGGATATTTTATCAGGGGACGCATCATGCCTGAGGAGAGGAACCCTGTCTCAAGGTTTTTGATCTACATATACAGGCCTGCTATAGACATTGTGCTGAGGTTTAAAAAGACGACGATCATTATTGCCGTTGTTATTCTTGCCATCAGCATTTACCCCTTCTCCAGGCTTGGTACTGAATTCATGCCTCCCCTTAATGAGGGGACACTCATGTACATGCCTGTGACTCTGCCAGGCATATCCGTGACAAAGGCCGCTGAGCTGATGCAGACGCAGGACAGGATTATAAAGAGTTTCCCTGAGGTTGAGTCTGTCTTTGGAAAGGCGGGGAGGGCAATGACTGCAACAGACCCTGCGCCGATGGAGATGTTTGAGACCATCATTAACCTGAAGCACGAAGGTGAGTGGCGTCCGGGCATGACTCAAAAGAAACTTATTGATGAGATGAATAAGGCACTTGAGATGCCTGGAGTGACCAATGCCTGGACCATGCCCATCAAGGCAAGGACAGACATGCTCTCTACCGGGATTCGAACCCCTGTGGGTATTAAGGTCTTTGGAAAAGATTTGAATACCATAGAGCGCCTTGCAACAGAGATAGAGTCAGTTGTTAAGGCTCTTCCTGGCACAGCCAGTGTTTATGCAGAGAGGATCGTGGGGGGCTACTATGTAGACATTGATATCAAACGTGAAGAGGCTGCACGGTATGGGTTAAAGATAGAAGACATACAGCAGGTTATCATGTCAGCCATAGGCGGAGAGAACATCTCTACAACGGTTGAAGGGCGTGAAAGATACCCCATCAATGTAAGATACAAGAGAGAACTCAGGGACAGCGTGGACAAGATAGGCCGTGTCCTTGTACCGACTATGATGGGGCAGCATATCCCGCTGTCACAAGTAGCGGATATACGGTTAAGTAAAGGGGTGGCAGGAATCAAAACAGAGAATGCCCTCTTAAACACCTGGGTCTACGTAGATGTCAGTGACAGTGATATTGGCGGTTATGTTGCGAATGCAAAAAAGGCAGTGCTTGAGAAGGTAAAATTCCCGCCTGGTTATTACATAACATGGAGTGGGCAGTATGAGTATATGGCAAGGGTGTGGGAGCGGCTCAGATATATTATCCCCCTGACGTTGTTTATCATAATATTACTGCTCTATTTTAACTTCAGGTCATATACAGAGACGCTGATAATCCTCCTCGCAATACCATTCTCTTTGATAGGGGCGTCGTGGATTCTATTTCTGCTTGGCTACAACCTGAGTATCGCAGTCTGGGTGGGTTTCATAGCCCTTGCCGGAGTTGACGCAGAGACAGGGATAGTCATGCTGATTTACCTTAAGAATGCGTATGAAAGGCGAAAGGCTGAGGGCAATATGAATACTTATGATGACCTGCGCGAGGCTATTATCGAAGGGACAGTCTTGCGGGTGCGTCCAAAATTGATGACTGTAACAGCGATAATAGCCGGCCTCCTTCCTATTATGTGGGGTACCGGCGCCGGCTCTGATGTGATGAAGAGGATAGCTGCCCCGATGGTGGGGGGGATGGTTACGTCAAGTGTTATGGAACTGCTTGTGCTTCCGGCAATCTATATAGTCTGGAAGGGGTGGTTACACAGAAGTAAAATTAAGGTATAA
- a CDS encoding efflux RND transporter periplasmic adaptor subunit has translation MKKSRILTSLVTGIIIGIGIGILAMVFHKGKSGTVAVKTEQPERKILFYRNPMNPSVTSPNPMKDEMGMDYVPVYAGEDGEKGGEEEPGTVSISNEKIQKIGVRTEIVKRRSLKRIIRTVGRVDPDETKVFNINAKVGGWVEKLYINRTDQMVEHHDPLLELYSPELVSAQEEYLLAYKEMEKVKGSPYPEVKSSAESILSAARQRLKYWDISDDQLKRLEEDGRITRTMTIRAPAHGSVTEKMVVEGQRIEAGEQLFKIIDHTSVWVYGELYEYELPFVRLGQKAKITPSYSPGEQYTAAVEHIYTHLGSVTYTPEGSAEIRTAKIRFALQNPQHKLKLGMYVNVELEVGAASNALAVPDSALIDTGIRQVVIVDKGDGRFEPREVEIGAKSEGYYEILKGVTAGESVVTSANFLIDSESNLKAALSGMGGHQH, from the coding sequence ATGAAGAAATCCAGAATATTAACAAGTCTCGTTACCGGAATAATTATAGGTATAGGAATTGGTATCCTTGCGATGGTTTTTCATAAAGGAAAAAGCGGGACAGTTGCTGTTAAGACAGAACAGCCAGAACGAAAAATACTTTTCTACCGTAATCCAATGAATCCTTCTGTTACGTCACCAAATCCAATGAAGGATGAAATGGGGATGGACTATGTTCCGGTTTATGCAGGTGAAGACGGGGAAAAGGGTGGAGAGGAAGAGCCGGGCACTGTCAGTATCAGTAATGAGAAGATTCAGAAGATTGGGGTCAGGACGGAAATCGTTAAGCGGCGTTCGCTGAAACGGATAATAAGGACGGTCGGGAGGGTAGACCCTGACGAAACAAAGGTCTTTAACATTAATGCCAAAGTCGGTGGCTGGGTGGAAAAGCTATACATCAACAGGACGGACCAGATGGTAGAGCACCATGACCCACTCCTGGAGCTATACAGCCCTGAGCTCGTCTCAGCACAGGAGGAATATCTTCTGGCATATAAGGAGATGGAGAAGGTGAAAGGGAGTCCATATCCTGAAGTGAAAAGCAGTGCTGAATCTATCCTGAGTGCTGCAAGACAGCGTCTCAAATACTGGGATATTTCAGACGACCAGTTAAAGAGACTCGAAGAGGATGGCAGGATAACGCGGACAATGACAATCCGGGCCCCGGCACACGGGAGTGTTACGGAGAAGATGGTGGTTGAAGGGCAGAGGATTGAGGCAGGAGAGCAGCTATTTAAGATAATAGACCACACGTCTGTGTGGGTTTACGGCGAGTTATATGAGTATGAATTGCCGTTTGTGCGGCTTGGTCAGAAGGCAAAGATTACACCGTCGTATTCACCTGGCGAGCAATATACGGCTGCTGTCGAACATATATATACGCACCTGGGGTCTGTTACCTATACACCTGAGGGCAGTGCGGAGATAAGGACAGCAAAGATAAGGTTTGCACTGCAAAACCCTCAACACAAGTTAAAGCTTGGAATGTATGTAAATGTTGAACTGGAGGTTGGTGCAGCATCCAATGCACTTGCTGTACCGGATTCAGCCCTGATTGATACGGGGATCAGGCAGGTGGTGATTGTGGACAAGGGCGACGGCAGGTTTGAACCCCGTGAAGTAGAGATCGGGGCAAAGTCAGAGGGCTATTATGAGATACTGAAGGGAGTAACAGCAGGAGAGTCAGTGGTAACCTCGGCAAACTTCCTGATAGATTCGGAGAGCAACCTAAAAGCAGCGCTTTCAGGAATGGGAGGACACCAGCATTGA
- a CDS encoding outer membrane lipoprotein-sorting protein, protein MSKRGAMFLVFWLCLGISVLSATTPSTTYAELTADQIVAKSEDVHPGADQQSKLTFIIREADGAERKVVLRRYWKNYTQDSDIDSKVLVFNEYPPDTKGNAFMVWTYKSSSQKPEDLWIYLPILRKVQKLPEHPDEIFSGANLKPADMIPRDVSLDKHKLLREETIENQHYYVIESVPKSKSPNYTYGKIVKWINKNDFLKERIDYYDTDSALLKKQLITWKKVKDAYVWEKVVLTNVKTDVQTILNISDVEINTGLTDSSFTERTMSSGRVR, encoded by the coding sequence GTGAGTAAACGAGGAGCTATGTTTCTTGTATTTTGGCTATGCTTAGGTATTTCCGTTCTATCCGCAACAACACCATCAACAACTTATGCTGAACTCACTGCCGACCAGATTGTCGCAAAGTCAGAAGATGTTCATCCAGGCGCAGACCAGCAGTCAAAGCTTACATTCATTATCAGGGAGGCTGACGGGGCAGAAAGGAAAGTAGTATTAAGACGCTACTGGAAAAACTACACACAGGACTCTGACATTGATTCCAAGGTGCTCGTATTCAACGAATACCCGCCGGATACCAAGGGTAATGCATTCATGGTATGGACATATAAGTCATCATCACAAAAACCAGAAGACCTGTGGATATATCTTCCCATACTGAGGAAGGTGCAGAAACTTCCGGAACACCCGGATGAAATCTTCAGCGGGGCAAATCTCAAACCTGCGGATATGATACCTAGGGATGTTTCGCTGGATAAACATAAGCTGCTTCGCGAAGAAACAATTGAAAATCAACACTACTATGTCATTGAGAGTGTACCAAAATCAAAAAGCCCGAATTACACCTACGGAAAGATCGTCAAATGGATAAATAAGAACGACTTCCTTAAAGAGCGTATTGACTATTATGACACTGATTCCGCATTACTGAAGAAACAGCTTATTACATGGAAGAAGGTTAAAGATGCATACGTCTGGGAAAAGGTCGTACTGACGAATGTCAAGACAGATGTCCAGACGATCCTCAATATAAGCGACGTTGAAATTAATACCGGTCTGACAGACTCGTCCTTCACTGAAAGGACCATGTCATCCGGCAGGGTGAGGTAA